Genomic window (Sulfurovum sp. NBC37-1):
TTTGATACCTTTAAGCTATGATGTCACAAAGTAATTAATGAACTCTTCTTATCATTGTACCAAAATATTATTGCGCTATGCAATCAGCGGTTCATCCATCTCTTCAGGAATGTCCAGTCCCATCAGTTTCAGCACCGTAGGCGCGATATTGTTTAAACCTCCGCCTTCCTTGACCTTATCCACACCATCTGCAAGTATGAAACACCATACTTCACCTACCGTATGGTTGGTCAGAACGTGCCCTTCAATATCACACATCTCTTCACAGTTACCGTGGTCACTGGTCAACACGACAGCATATCCGTCCTCTTTGGCTTTTTCAATGATCTTTCCAAGTTCACTGTCCACCGCTTCGACTGCCTGCCGTGCCGCATCGTAATTGCCCGTATGCCCGACCATGTCACCGTTGGCAAAATTCACCACAATGAATTCATAAGCCTCATCCATAGCTTTCCGGACCGCTTCACCGACCTGAGGTGCAGACATTTCCGGTTTCATGTCGTAAGTCTTGACATCCGGACTGGGAATGAGCACACGGCTCTCCCCTATCATCGGTTCTTCTATACCGCCATTCAAAAAGAAAGTGACATGGGCATACTTTTCTGTCTCTGCCGTATGCAGCTGTCTCAAGCCAGCCCTCGATATCACTTCTGCCAAAGTATTTTTCGGTGCCTCTTTGGGGAAAAGTACCGGATAAGGGAAAGAGGCATCATACTGTGTCATCGTTGCAATATGCAGGGGGATGAACTTACGATCGAAAGTATCGAAGTTCGGATCTCCCAGGGCAGTTGTTATCTCACGCACTCTATCGGAACGGAAGTTGGTCACGATGACTGCATCTCCTTCCTTCATCCCCTCATACCCCTCAAAGGCTACAGGCTCAATGAACTCATCCGTTTCATTCCTCGCATAACTCTCATCGACATAGGATTCAGGGCTCATTGTCGTTTTTGGAGTCGCTTCCGCAATGGCACAATACCCTTTTTCTACCCGCTCCCAGCGATTGTCCCTGTCCATAGTGTAAAAACGTCCACCTATCGTAGCAATGGAGATATCTTCATCGCAGATCGCTTCAATCTGTTCAATATAGCGCTTTGCAGACGTCGGACTTACATCCCTACCGTCCGTAATGAGGTGCAGGAAAACTCTTTTGCCTCTGTGTTTTGCCAGTTTGGCAAAACCGATCGTATGCTCGATATGAGAATGCACCCCACCGTCACTCAACAGTCCAATCAGATGTACACGGTCACTCGTTTCAAGTATCTCTTTAAGTGCCTGGTTCTCCTCGATGCTACCGTCTTCCAGTGCCAGTGATATCTTGACAAGATCCTGATACAGGACCCGTCCGGACCCGATCGTCATATGTCCCACTTCAGAGTTCCCCATCTGTCCCTCAGGCAATCCGACACTCAGACCATGTGTCGATATCAGAGCATACGGTGCCGTTTTGAAAAGCCTGTCATAGGTAGGCTTTTTGGCTCCCTCGAATGCATTGCAGCCTCCCTGTGGTTTATACCCGATACCGTCTGTGATGATCAACACTGTTTTCTGTAGTTCCATGACTGTCTCTTTTTTATTGAAATAATAGTAAAATAAGCTTGTTTAAACCTAAAAATGAAAGTCGCCTATGCTCTATGAATTGAACAATCTGCTCCACATGCACCTTTTTGGCTATATCTCAGTACGTGCCGGTCTTGCTTTTCTTCTGGCATTTCTGCTTGTCCTGATTCTCATGCCCAAATATCTCGCCTGGGCTATTTCCAAAAATGCCAACCAGCCCATCAGCAAATATGTAGCAGCCCATGCCGGGAAAAGTAAAACCCCTACTATGGGAGGTGCTGTTTTCATTACCGCCACGGTCATTTCCGCATTCATCGTGATCGATCTGGAAAACATTTATGTATGGATAGGACTTTTTACCCTGATCGGTTTCGGACTGGTAGGCTTCAAAGACGACATCGGGAAGATCCTCTCCGGTGACAATCTTGAGGGGCTAACGCCCCGCGGGAAAATGGGTCTTCAGATCGTTATTGCCCTTATTTCTACAGGTCTGCTGATTTACTCCGGTTTCCCTACCGAATTCTACGTACCCTTCGTCAAAACACCGCTTTTTGACATGGGCTATTTCGCGATCCCTTTCTGGATACTGATGTTCCTTGCTGTTACCAACGCGGTGAACCTCACCGACGGACTTGACGGGCTGGCTACAGTGCCATCCATCATCTCTCTCGTCTCCCTCGGGGTCATTGTCTACATTACCGGTCACGCCATCATCAGCCACTACCTCCTCATGCCCCATATCAAAGGCGTAGGGGAGGTTCTTGTGCTTACTACGGCACTTGCCGGCGCATTGATGGGTTTTTTGTGGTACAACTGCTACCCTGCGGAGATATTCATGGGCGACACAGGAAGCCTCTCTATCGGCGGATTCCTCGCATACCTCGCCATCCTGGGCAAAAGTGAAGTACTTCTGATCCTCATCGGTTTCGTTTTCGTCATGGAAACCCTTTCTGTCATTCTACAGGTCGGAAGCTACAAACTACGAAAAAAACGCATTTTTTTGATGGCACCGCTGCACCATCACTTCGAACTTAAAGAATGGGCAGAGAACAAGATCATCGTCCGCTTCTGGATGATTGCCTTCATCACCAACCTACTCGCGCTCATAACGCTGAAGATCAGATAATATGAAACCCACTCTATTCGGATACGGTCTTACCACAAAGGCGATCGCCAGAAAACTTGGCGGTGGTTGTACTTTCTTCGATGACAAGACAAATGAACCTTACACGGATGAAATGGGAAACCATATCTATCCTTCATCCATGTTCGATCCGGATAAAAGCGAACTTGAAGTCACCACACCAAGCCTCAAACCGGATCATCCGCTTATCCAAAAAGCGAAACATCTATTGAGCGAATACGACTACTTCCTTTCTCCTGTAGGGTGCTGTCCCCCGACGGCACCGGGAACCCCAAGCTGTGATACTGCTGCTGTGAGGACACAGCACCCTACGTATACCAAACCGTTCACCGTTTGGATCTCCGGCACAAACGGAAAGACCACCACCACACAGATGCTCACCCACTTGCTGGAACACAGGGGAGCGGTGAGCGGTGGTAACATCGGTACACCGTTGGCAGACCTGGACACAGAGGCACCTGTCTGGGTACTGGAGACAAGCTCTTATACCCTTCACCATACAAGGACCGCTTCACCCAACATCTACTTGCTGCTTCCCATCACTCCGGATCATCTTGACTGGCACGGTACGGCAGAAGCCTATGCAGCTGACAAGCTCAGACCCCTGCTCACCATGAGAGAGGGAGAGCTTGCGCTTGTACACAAAGGTCTGAATTTGCCCGAGACCGATGCTTTCGTGGTCGAATATGACTCCATCGACTTTCTTTCAGACTATTTCAATATCAATCCAGCCCGCATCAACTTCAAAGCAGCTTTCCTCGAAGATGCCATGCTGGCATTGGCGATCACACGGATTCTCTTTGATGAGGTCGATTATGACCGTATCAACACTTTCAAAATGGACCTCAACAGGCAGCAGGAAATTCATGATGCAAAAGGAAGACTCTGGGTAAATGACTCCAAAGCCACCAATGTCGATGCTGCCATCCAGGCCATCAGGGCTTATGACGATCATCATATCCATCTCATCGCCGGCGGGGATGACAAAGGTGTCGACCTGCATCCTTTTTTCGATGCCATGTCACAAGTTTCCCTTACATTATATACCATTGGAACAAACAGTGACAGACTGCTTTCTCTTGCCAACGAATATAACATTGAAGCAGCAGAGTCGAAAACACTTGAAAATGCTGTCACCAATATTGACAAAAAGATGGACGCAAATGATGTTGGACTGCTCTCTCCCGCCGCTGCAAGTTTTGACCAGTTCAAAAATTATGCCCAAAGAGGAGAAATTTTTATAAACTTGGTAAAAAAGTTAAGTAAAGATTAAAACTAAACCGTTATAATTTCAGCCACTTACCAAAACAGTCAGTGGCTCCGTAGCTCAGTTGGTAGAGCAATGGATTGAAAATCCATGTGTCGGCGGTTCGATTCCGTCCGGCGCCACCATCCGATCACTTTCCAATTCACAAATCTTCAAAACATATATTTAGATGATGACTTATAGATATGTTTGCATTCTGTCACCCTATAAACTGAAGCACTTACATAATACTTCATTATCAGTCTCTTATCTTCAGGTAATACCGTTTAAAAATTGTTTACAATTCTTAAGAAAAGAGGTATTTTTTTTAAAAAAAATTTTAAAATATTTTTTAAAATTACGGAAAGCACGTATTTCAGGGCAATATAGATGATTAATAACTCCATTAACTTTTTATTAATTAACTTGACATTTATAAATATATTGTGCTATAATTCGTTTGTATTCAAAAAATCAAGGAGATTACAATGAAAAAAGCATTATTACTTTCAGTAGTGGCTTCAGTAGCAGTTATGGCGGGTGGCGATATCGCTCCAGCACCAGTAGTAGAGGAAACTTCCAACTGGGATTGGAGTGGAACAGCGAAGGTTTATTACCAAACAATGGATCATGAGAATTATTGGTTCAATGCAGGAGGAGCTGCTAAAGTTGTAGGACCATCTGGTGATATGTTCGACAGATATACATCTGCAGCAGATGCCGGTATCCAACTCAGAGTAAACAACAAAGATGTTATTGCCGGTATCGGTTTTGGTGCAGAACTTACAGGTCTTTCAACTCTTAACCTTGTAAACTTCGGTGTCGTTACTGCAAGTATGCAGAGTGCTGCAGATGGTGATGTTACAGGTAACCCCGGTGATCCTGACAATATGCTTAGCAGTGCATGGGTAAGCCAGGCTTACTTAACATACGGGTTTGGAAATACTTCATTCAAGCTTGGTCGCCAAGAACTTCCTAAGTCTCTTTCACCATTTGCTTTCTCTGAAGGTTGGAATGTCTTCAAAAACACATTTGAAGCAGCATTGGTAGTCAACACTGACCTTCCGAACACAACATTGGTAGGTGCATATGTAAACAGAGCCAACGGTTCACTTAGCTGGGCAGGTTCCATCGTAGCAATCACAGCTTACACAGGTGCTAACCATGGTGCAGGTGATCTTTCTGACTGGAGAAATGTTGGTGACAACGGTACATACATGCTGACTGCCCAGAACAAATCTATCGAAGGTTTGACTGCGACAGGTACATTCTATTATGCTCCTGGATTTGCAAAAAATGGTGTAATCAGTACAAATAATTCTTATATGTCAGGTGTAGGTTATGCACTGGCTGGTGCTTCAATTAACAACGGTAACGATTCTGATGCAATGGTACTTTGGGGTGATCTTGCATATAAAAATTCTGACTTCCCTATAGAAGGTGCTATTCAAGGTGGTTTTATCGATGCAGACAATACTCTTGACATCGATAAAACAACTGCATTTGGTGGAAAACTTGCTGGACACTTCGGTGATTTCACAGTAGGTGCGGCCTACACAACTGTAGATATTGATGATGATATCGCTGTATTGACAGTAAATAACTTCGGTACAGGTGTTAAATCTCCACTTTATACTCAGATGGTACTTAACCAAATCTTTATTGATGGCCATTTTGGTGATTCTGACACATGGCAAGTTAAAGGTTCTTACAAGGGTCTAGGTGGTAAATTCATAGCTGCTTATGGAAGTTCAAGTTGTGACTTTAAAGCTAATGACTATAATGAGCTAGATCTTATCTATGCAACAAAATTCAACACTGCATATGGTGACATTGGTCTTAAAGCAATGTGGATCAATCAAGACTTTGATGGTTTCACTGTAAACAAAGTTGAAAGTGATGACACAAACAACGTTCTTCGTTTGATCGCTTCTTACGACTTCTAAGAATCACTTCTTAACGTTGTACTTTCAGAGTTCAGGCAGCCTACAGTGGTACTCACGTACAACACTTACGGTTCCGAGCCTAAAGAGTCAAAGTGGTTTGACTCTTTTTACGGCTCTCACCTGGCTCTATCCTCCCTTTCTATTTTTTTCTTCATTTATATTTTTCCAACCTTATAACAGAAACCATATTTAGCTATAATGCTGCAAAAGTTTAAATTTACACTATAGAGAATTCATTATGTCAAATACTATAAGAATTAAAATTCAATGCAGGGAGGCACTAAATGCCGAGTCGTAAAAAACTACACCTTATCAGCCTCGGCTGCACCAAGAACCTCGTCGACAGCGAAGTGATGCTCGGGCGTCTCAAAGAGTATGAGATCACCGATGACAATACGGAAGCCGATGTCATCATCGTCAATACCTGCGGGTTCATCGATGCGGCCAAAGAAGAGAGCATCAACACGGTGCTCAACCTGCATGACGAACGAAAAGAAGACTCCATTCTTGTTATGAGCGGCTGCCTCTCCGAGCGCTACAAAGAAGAACTTCAGCAGGATATGCCCGAGATCGATATTTTCACTGGTGTGGGTGATTACGAGAAGATTGATGAGCTCATCGCTTCCAAGCAGAGTACATTCTCTCCGGAAGTCTACCTGGCGACTGAGACATCGGGAAGGGTCATTACCGGGTCGAACTACCATGCCTATATCAAAATCGCTGAAGGATGCAACCAGGCATGCTCTTTCTGCGCCATTCCGAGCTTCAAGGGCAAACTGCACTCGCGTTCACTTTCTTCCATCGAGAAAGAGGTACGCATGCTGGCAGAGCAGGGCTACTACGACTTTTCTTTCATCTCCCAGGACTCTTCTAGCTACGGGAGAGATATGGACCTCAAAGACGGGCTTATCGACCTCATCAAAGTAGTCGAAGCCATTGAGGGTGTACGATCGGCACGCATTCTGTATCTCTATCCAAGTACAACAACTTTTGAACTCATAGACACCATTGCTGACTCCAAGATCTTCCAGACCTATTACGACATGCCCATTCAGCACATCGACGATGCCGTTCTTAAAACTATGAAACGCGGTTTCGGGGAACAAAAGACCATCGAACTTCTTGAACACATGAAAAGCAAACCTAACGCTTTCCTAAGGACTTCTGTCATTGCCGGGCACCCGGGAGAGAGCCAGAGGAGCTTTGAAAAGCTCTGCAGCTTCATGGAGGAGTTCGGTTTCGACCGATTCAACACTTTCCACTACTCCAACGAAGAGACAACGACTGCCTACCAGATGGAACAGATCCCTCAGGATATCATCAACGAGAGAGCTGAGATACTTGGGGAGATCGCGGAAAGATCTACACTCAGATCGCTTGAAAAGATGGTAGGAAAAACAGTAGAACTCGTCATAGACGGAGAAAGTGATGAACACGAATACCTCCTGAGTGCAAGGCCCCTGCAGTGGGCAGTGGACATCGACGGAGAGATCCTCATCAATGATACATCCGATCTTCCTGTGAAGTATGGAAAAGTATATGAAGCAAAAGTGACGGAACTTGTTGGGATGCAGCTTTTGGCAACTTTGATTAAGGAATGCTAACACACGCAGTGTGATGCGTGTTCTTGTCCTTCCGAACACCCTTGGAAGCAAAGCGATTTGAGAGGAAGGACGCTTTTTTTGTTTCGTTTTTTCTAAACAAATGAAGAGAATAGCAATGCCACAGTTTGGCTAAAAGGTATTTTTAAATGACATTAGATACAAAAAATCTCAAAAATAAAAAGAATCTCCTAGCCTTCTCTGCCGGAGTCGACTCCTCAGCCCTGTTTTTTCTACTCATAGAAAACAACATCAGATTCGACATCGCTATTGTAGACTACAACATCAGAGAACAGAGTAAAAACGAGTTAGCCCATGCCAAAGCGTTGGCAAAAGAACATAAACTCTTCTGTCATACCATTCAAGCACCTATGTTTGATACACACTTTGAAAGCAAAGCACGAAAATTCCGTTATAAATTCTTTGAGTCACTCATTCAGACAGAGGGATATGACAACCTCATCACTGCCCATCAGCTTAATGACCAGCTTGAATGGCTGCTGATGCGCCTGACTAAAGGAGCAGGGGTTTCTGAGCTTATAGGGCTGGAACCTGTAACACATAGAGAGAATTATACTTTAGTCAGACCTCTCCTTGAGTACAGCAAAGATGAACTGCTTATTTATCTGAAAGAAAATAATCACCCCTATTTCATCGATGAGAGCAATATTGATGTAAAGTATGAGCGTAATCTTTTTAGAAAACAATTTTCTGATCCTCTTATAGCAAAGTATAAAGAGGGGATCAAACGCAGCTTTGATTACTTGAGAAAAGATAAAAAATCTCTTGAAAAAGATTTTGAAACAATTTTCACAGAAAAAAAGTTAAAAATCATCAAACTGCATACCATCTCTGCAAAAATCAAGGCAGCCGATCTTTCTTTAAAAGAGCTAGGCTATCTTCTTTCTGCAGCACAACGCCAGGAAATAGCTAAAGAGCAAACCCTCGTCATAGGAGGAGAGTGGGTGGTAGAAATACAAGATGATCTGCTTTATATCGCTCCCTACAGAACAGATAGTATGCCAAAAGAGTTTAAAGAGCAATGCCGTATACTGAAAGTACCGCAAAAGATCAGAGCTTACCTTTTCAAAGAGAATATACACATTCAAGATCTCCCGTAGGGTGGTGCATTTTGCCCACCATGTAAGAAAATATGCAAACGATCACATTCTTTCCGAAAGGACCGGAATATATGATTTTGCCTTTCGGCGGACCATTCATTTTATACAAATTTGTTCTTGTGGTGGGCATAAATGCGCCACCCTACAGATTTTTATCTGCCAACGGATGCGCACTCATGTACTCCTGCATCTTCTTGACAGAACCAAGTTTGGTATAGACCTGTGTAGTAGCCATCGTCTCATGACCAAGCAGTTCACTGACATCTGCAATACGTGCACCATGGTTGAGCAGGTGCGTGGCAAAGGAATGACGCAGCTGATGGGGCGTGACTTTCAGTCCTTCTTTTTTAAACAGTTTTGTCAGTTTGTATCGCAGCTGCGCGGCATTCATCGGAGCATTCCCTTTTTCAAAGAGATACCTTTTGGGGCCATTCTGATCCATATATACACCGATCAGCTTTTGCAAAGATTTCATCAGAGGCAGTTCCCTTACTTTATTGCCTTTTCCGTGTATCTGTATCCATTCGCCTTTGATATCTTCAAGTTTCAGCCCGCTGAGTTCGGAGATCCTCAACCCCAGACCGTAAAGCATACTGATAAGCAGTTTTTCTTCCACATTGGCTTTGGCCAACACTTCCTCTATATACTGTTCTTCAATGGGCTTTGGGAGGCTCTGGGGTACTTTAATGGACTCATCTGCTATAAGTTTTACCGGGATATTGCACTGGTCTTCAAGATATTTGACAAAGGAGCGCACAGCTGAAAGTTTTTTGACGATGGTCTTTTTACTGTTTTTAACAATATTAAAGCGAAAAGGGGTGATGTCAAGAACACTTATGCCGTCCTCTTCGTAAAAATGGCTCACTCCGCTCATCTGGCGCAGTGCGATCTCATAGGTCGTTACAGATACTTCCGAATAACCGCGTACATCAAGAAGATAATCAAGAAACGTTTCAATATATTCTTTCAGTTTCTCGTTATTCATTATATAATTGTATGCTCCAGCATTCTCTCGGAAAGATAGGCTTTTGCTTCTTCGAAGTCCATTCCTTCCAAGCTGACGCTCTGCAGATAGAAATCAACTTTTGAAAAAGGTTTGGGAATGACGAATCTATCCCAGCTTTTCAGCTGCCAGTAATTCTCTGCCGTGAAATTCATAATAAAGATCGGCAGACCGCTTTTAAGTGCAATACCCACTGCACCATCACTCATTGAATGTCTTGGACCGCGTGGTCCGTCAGGGGTTATCAGCACTTCTTCACCTGCTTTGATACTTTTAAACGCTTGCAAAAGTACCTGTCTCGCGCCTTTTTTGGTAGAACCTCTCAGGGGTCTTATGTGAAAGAGTTTCAGTGTCCCTGCGATCAGGGAACCGTCGAAATGGGAAGAGATAATAGCCGAGGCAGGCCGTGTCTTATGGATCTTTCTATACGCCTGCGGACTCATAAAAAGTTCTCCGTGCCAGCAGACACAGACATGCTGTTCTTCACCGACAAGAGAGATGAAGTGGAATTTTTTGGAGGTGCTGAACCAGATGATCCGCATCAATACATAAAGAAGAGGAGGAAGAATGACCTTCGCCACAGTTCTGAAGAAATGTTTCATTATATTCTATACCAATACACCGTCAAGTGCGCCACGTGATGTTTTGATTATTCTGACGTCCACGATCTTCCCAAGAAGCTCTTCACTTCCCTCTACAAATACAAGCTTGCCGTCATCACTGCGTCCGGAGACCCTGCCGTTAGATTTGAGTTCGTCAAAATAAACTTCGTGTACTTTTCCAAGCTGGGCATCCATGATCTCATCGAGTATCTCCGTATGTCTTGTCTGCAACCGTGTCAGCCGTTCGCCTGCGATCTTGTTATCTATCTGCTCTTCAAATTCTGCCGCTTCCGTATGGGGTCTGGGAGAGTACTTGAAGGAAAAAAGCTGCTCAAAACGTACTTTTTCCAACACATCCATTGTATCTTCAAAGTCCGCCTCGGTCTCACCAGGGAAACCGACAATGATATCTGTCGAAATAGTCGCTTCGGGGCAGAGCATACGAATCTTTTCACAGCGGCCCAGAAAATTTTCTTTGGTATAACCGCGTTTCATTACTTTGAGTAGAGAAGTAGAACCGCTCTGCAGCGGCACATGGATCTGTTTGCATATCTTCGGGTTGGAAGCAAACTCTTGGATGAAGGCATCATCCATATGCAGAGGGTGGGGAGAGGTAAATCTGATACGCTCCAAACCTTCGATCTTCGATATCTTTTGAAGCAGTCCGGTAAAATCTATCTTCTCTTCGGTTGCGCCGAAACGTCTGCCGTAATTGTTGACGTTCTGCCCTAAAAGCATCACCTCTTTTGCACCCGTAGCTACTGCTTTTGTGATCTCCTGCACCAGCAGGTCGCTTGGTATGGATATCTCATCGCCTCGGGTCGCCGGAACAATACAGAAGGTACAGGACTTGTCGCACCCGATGGAGATGTTCACCATTGCTTTGAAAGGGTTGGTCCTGTATTCACCGAACGCATAGGTACTCTCGTCGTAATCCGTATCGATCTCGACGGCATGTTTTTTATCGACCACCTCCGTGATCTTCGAAACATTTCTTGCACCGATGACAAAGTCCACTGACGGTGCTCTTTTGATGATATCTTTCCCCAGGTGGCTTGCCGTACATCCTGCAACGCCTATTTTAGCTCCGGGTTTTTTATATTTGTTGAACACACCGATCTCGGAGAAGAGTTTGGCCACGGGTTTCTCTCTGACGGAACAGGTATTGATGATGATCAGGTCTGCTTCTTCAACATTCTGGGTAAGTTCGTAGGGTTCTTTCTGGTTCAGTTC
Coding sequences:
- the gpmI gene encoding 2,3-bisphosphoglycerate-independent phosphoglycerate mutase; translation: MELQKTVLIITDGIGYKPQGGCNAFEGAKKPTYDRLFKTAPYALISTHGLSVGLPEGQMGNSEVGHMTIGSGRVLYQDLVKISLALEDGSIEENQALKEILETSDRVHLIGLLSDGGVHSHIEHTIGFAKLAKHRGKRVFLHLITDGRDVSPTSAKRYIEQIEAICDEDISIATIGGRFYTMDRDNRWERVEKGYCAIAEATPKTTMSPESYVDESYARNETDEFIEPVAFEGYEGMKEGDAVIVTNFRSDRVREITTALGDPNFDTFDRKFIPLHIATMTQYDASFPYPVLFPKEAPKNTLAEVISRAGLRQLHTAETEKYAHVTFFLNGGIEEPMIGESRVLIPSPDVKTYDMKPEMSAPQVGEAVRKAMDEAYEFIVVNFANGDMVGHTGNYDAARQAVEAVDSELGKIIEKAKEDGYAVVLTSDHGNCEEMCDIEGHVLTNHTVGEVWCFILADGVDKVKEGGGLNNIAPTVLKLMGLDIPEEMDEPLIA
- the mraY gene encoding phospho-N-acetylmuramoyl-pentapeptide-transferase, producing the protein MLYELNNLLHMHLFGYISVRAGLAFLLAFLLVLILMPKYLAWAISKNANQPISKYVAAHAGKSKTPTMGGAVFITATVISAFIVIDLENIYVWIGLFTLIGFGLVGFKDDIGKILSGDNLEGLTPRGKMGLQIVIALISTGLLIYSGFPTEFYVPFVKTPLFDMGYFAIPFWILMFLAVTNAVNLTDGLDGLATVPSIISLVSLGVIVYITGHAIISHYLLMPHIKGVGEVLVLTTALAGALMGFLWYNCYPAEIFMGDTGSLSIGGFLAYLAILGKSEVLLILIGFVFVMETLSVILQVGSYKLRKKRIFLMAPLHHHFELKEWAENKIIVRFWMIAFITNLLALITLKIR
- the murD gene encoding UDP-N-acetylmuramoyl-L-alanine--D-glutamate ligase, coding for MKPTLFGYGLTTKAIARKLGGGCTFFDDKTNEPYTDEMGNHIYPSSMFDPDKSELEVTTPSLKPDHPLIQKAKHLLSEYDYFLSPVGCCPPTAPGTPSCDTAAVRTQHPTYTKPFTVWISGTNGKTTTTQMLTHLLEHRGAVSGGNIGTPLADLDTEAPVWVLETSSYTLHHTRTASPNIYLLLPITPDHLDWHGTAEAYAADKLRPLLTMREGELALVHKGLNLPETDAFVVEYDSIDFLSDYFNINPARINFKAAFLEDAMLALAITRILFDEVDYDRINTFKMDLNRQQEIHDAKGRLWVNDSKATNVDAAIQAIRAYDDHHIHLIAGGDDKGVDLHPFFDAMSQVSLTLYTIGTNSDRLLSLANEYNIEAAESKTLENAVTNIDKKMDANDVGLLSPAAASFDQFKNYAQRGEIFINLVKKLSKD
- the rimO gene encoding 30S ribosomal protein S12 methylthiotransferase RimO; the encoded protein is MPSRKKLHLISLGCTKNLVDSEVMLGRLKEYEITDDNTEADVIIVNTCGFIDAAKEESINTVLNLHDERKEDSILVMSGCLSERYKEELQQDMPEIDIFTGVGDYEKIDELIASKQSTFSPEVYLATETSGRVITGSNYHAYIKIAEGCNQACSFCAIPSFKGKLHSRSLSSIEKEVRMLAEQGYYDFSFISQDSSSYGRDMDLKDGLIDLIKVVEAIEGVRSARILYLYPSTTTFELIDTIADSKIFQTYYDMPIQHIDDAVLKTMKRGFGEQKTIELLEHMKSKPNAFLRTSVIAGHPGESQRSFEKLCSFMEEFGFDRFNTFHYSNEETTTAYQMEQIPQDIINERAEILGEIAERSTLRSLEKMVGKTVELVIDGESDEHEYLLSARPLQWAVDIDGEILINDTSDLPVKYGKVYEAKVTELVGMQLLATLIKEC
- the tilS gene encoding tRNA lysidine(34) synthetase TilS, which gives rise to MTLDTKNLKNKKNLLAFSAGVDSSALFFLLIENNIRFDIAIVDYNIREQSKNELAHAKALAKEHKLFCHTIQAPMFDTHFESKARKFRYKFFESLIQTEGYDNLITAHQLNDQLEWLLMRLTKGAGVSELIGLEPVTHRENYTLVRPLLEYSKDELLIYLKENNHPYFIDESNIDVKYERNLFRKQFSDPLIAKYKEGIKRSFDYLRKDKKSLEKDFETIFTEKKLKIIKLHTISAKIKAADLSLKELGYLLSAAQRQEIAKEQTLVIGGEWVVEIQDDLLYIAPYRTDSMPKEFKEQCRILKVPQKIRAYLFKENIHIQDLP
- a CDS encoding tyrosine-type recombinase/integrase, which codes for MNNEKLKEYIETFLDYLLDVRGYSEVSVTTYEIALRQMSGVSHFYEEDGISVLDITPFRFNIVKNSKKTIVKKLSAVRSFVKYLEDQCNIPVKLIADESIKVPQSLPKPIEEQYIEEVLAKANVEEKLLISMLYGLGLRISELSGLKLEDIKGEWIQIHGKGNKVRELPLMKSLQKLIGVYMDQNGPKRYLFEKGNAPMNAAQLRYKLTKLFKKEGLKVTPHQLRHSFATHLLNHGARIADVSELLGHETMATTQVYTKLGSVKKMQEYMSAHPLADKNL
- a CDS encoding lysophospholipid acyltransferase family protein; this translates as MKHFFRTVAKVILPPLLYVLMRIIWFSTSKKFHFISLVGEEQHVCVCWHGELFMSPQAYRKIHKTRPASAIISSHFDGSLIAGTLKLFHIRPLRGSTKKGARQVLLQAFKSIKAGEEVLITPDGPRGPRHSMSDGAVGIALKSGLPIFIMNFTAENYWQLKSWDRFVIPKPFSKVDFYLQSVSLEGMDFEEAKAYLSERMLEHTII
- the miaB gene encoding tRNA (N6-isopentenyl adenosine(37)-C2)-methylthiotransferase MiaB, yielding MKKLFIETLGCAMNVRDSEHMIAELNQKEPYELTQNVEEADLIIINTCSVREKPVAKLFSEIGVFNKYKKPGAKIGVAGCTASHLGKDIIKRAPSVDFVIGARNVSKITEVVDKKHAVEIDTDYDESTYAFGEYRTNPFKAMVNISIGCDKSCTFCIVPATRGDEISIPSDLLVQEITKAVATGAKEVMLLGQNVNNYGRRFGATEEKIDFTGLLQKISKIEGLERIRFTSPHPLHMDDAFIQEFASNPKICKQIHVPLQSGSTSLLKVMKRGYTKENFLGRCEKIRMLCPEATISTDIIVGFPGETEADFEDTMDVLEKVRFEQLFSFKYSPRPHTEAAEFEEQIDNKIAGERLTRLQTRHTEILDEIMDAQLGKVHEVYFDELKSNGRVSGRSDDGKLVFVEGSEELLGKIVDVRIIKTSRGALDGVLV